In Nothobranchius furzeri strain GRZ-AD chromosome 18, NfurGRZ-RIMD1, whole genome shotgun sequence, a single genomic region encodes these proteins:
- the stxbp5b gene encoding syntaxin-binding protein 5 isoform X3, whose protein sequence is MKKFNIRKVLDGLTAASSSSSATAQPGTPRENDVVLETLQSEHFQLCKTVRHGFPYQPSSMAFDPVQKILAIGTQTGALRLFGRAGVECYCQHESGAAVIQLQFLINEGALVSALTDDSIHLWNLRQKIPAILHSLKFNRERITYCHLPFQSKWLYIGSERGNIHIVNVESFTLSGYVIMWNKAIELSTKTHPGPVVHISDNPMDEGKLLIGFECGVVVLWDLKCKKADYRYNYDEAIHSVAWHHEGKQFVCSHSDGTLTTWNVRVPAKPAHIITPHGKQPKDGKKPEPCKPILKVEYKTTRAGDPFMVLSGGLSYDTVGRRACLTVVHGKSTTVLEMDYPIVDFLTLCETPYPNDFQEPYAVVVLLEKDLVVIDLGQTGYPIFESPYPLSIHESPVTCCEYFADCPSELIPALYSVGSRQKRQGFSKKEWPISGGNWGQGTQSYPEIIITGHADGSIKFWDASALMLQVLYKLKTAKVFERARGKEEKPTADIVDEDPFAIQTLSWCPESRMLCVAGVSAHVIVYRFSKQDITTEVVELLEVRMQCDFNGVDSPVLGGEQTSALPTPAASCSPQESESPFQPSTGSNSSDGPRDNIPCLQVRSSPLKQSPGYQVELVIQLVWVSGEPPQQITSLAVNSSYGLVVFGNCNGLAVVDYLQKTLLLNLGTSELYSPSDPCQRQPRSPRKPRQPSGGFCDASDGVNNSEERCKSPTSGSPSPCNSDDERKQNFIEKVKVKGRRFSKTVASDFAKMSRKISSSSEQKPESDAKDNAFTRSRSSSVTSIDRESREAISSFYFCESFPRKSDSLLSPCLLVGTSQGSVMMLALSLPPGGDQRLQQPLSFASCGTLVRLKGGILTMGLLDATGILLPPSYEQWYDPNASDEEKEKSRRRRPPSPPSSQEGQEAQFAVVCSEKQAKVVAMPSQTCIHKHNITETSFVLRADVVQVAGAYCITCFCANGHIMTLSLPSLRPLLDVNYLPLTDMRIARTFCFSNLGQALYLTSPTEIQRITYSQETCDNLQEMLSELFTPVETPEAPNRGFFKGLFGGGAQSLDREDLFGETTAGKASRSLAQHIPGPGSMEGMKGAASGVVGDLARARIALDERGQKLGELEERTAAMMASAESFSKHAHDMMLKYKDKKWYQL, encoded by the exons CTTTGGTCGAGCCGGTGTGGAGTGCTACTGCCAGCACGAGAGTGGCGCTGCTGTCATCCAGCTCCAGTTCCTCATCAACGAG GGGGCGCTGGTGAGTGCCTTGACTGATGACAGCATCCATCTGTGGAACCTGAGGCAAAAAATCCCAGCTATCCTTCATTCTCTCAAGTTTAACCGGGAGAG AATCACATACTGCCACCTGCCCTTCCAGAGCAAATGGCTGTACATCGGCTCAGAGCGAGGAAACATCCACATCGTCAACGTGGAGTCCTTCACCCTCTCAGGCTACGTCATCATGTGGAACAAAGCCATCGAATT ATCCACCAAGACACATCCAGGGCCCGTTGTACACATCAGTGATAATCCCATGGATGAAGGAAAG CTTCTGATTGGATTCGAGTGCGGGGTGGTGGTGTTGTGGGATTTAAAGTGCAAGAAAGCAGACTACCGCTACAATTATGATGAG GCAATCCACTCGGTGGCTTGGCACCATGAGGGGAAACAGTTTGTTTGCAGCCACTCTGACGGCACTTTGACCACGTGGAATGTACGAGTCCCCGCCAAGCCAGCACACATCATCACCCCGCACG GAAAACAGCCTAAGGATGGAAAAAAGCCAGAGCCATGCAAGCCTATACTGAAAGTGGAGTACAAAACTACAAGGGCTGG GGACCCTTTCATGGTCCTGTCTGGCGGTCTGTCGTACGACACGGTGGGGAGGAGAGCCTGCTTGACAGTGGTGCATGGGAAGAGCACTACTGTCCTGGAGATGGACTATCCCATCGTAGATTTCCTAACGCTATGTGAAACTCCTTATCCCAATG ACTTTCAGGAGCCGTACGCTGTGGTGGTCCTTCTTGAGAAGGATCTGGTTGTAATAGACCTCGGACAGACTGG GTACCCGATATTTGAGAGTCCATATCCTCTGTCCATCCACGAGTCACCAGTGACCTGCTGTGAGTATTTTGCCGACTGCCCCTCCGAACTTATTCCTGCACTTTACTCCGTTGGCAGCCGGCAAAAGCGACAAGGTTTCAGCAAGAAG gaatggcccattagtggtgGAAACTGGGGCCAAGGCACACAGAGTTATCCAGAAATCATCATTACAGG ACACGCTGATGGGTCGATCAAATTTTGGGATGCGTCTGCAT TAATGCTTCAAGTGCTGTACAAGCTCAAGACTGCCAAGGTGTTTGAGCGGGCACGCGGTAAGGAGGAGAAACCGACCGCGGACATTGTGGACGAAGACCCGTTTGCCATCCAGACTCTGTCCTGGTGTCCTGAGAGCAGGATGCTGTGTGTGGCTGGAGTGTCTGCTCACGTCATCGTCTACAGGTTCAGCAAACAAGACATCACCACGGAAGTGGTGGAG CTACTGGAGGTGCGGATGCAGTGTGATTTTAATGGCGTAGACTCCCCCGTTCTAGGGGGGGAACAGACCTCCGCCCTGCCAACTCCTGCAGCTTCATGCAGCCCTCAGGAGTCCGAGTCTCCCTTTCAGCCCTCTACAGGAAGCAACTCCTCTGACGGACCCCGGGACAATATTCCATGCCTACA GGTGCGGAGCTCCCCGCTGAAGCAGTCTCCGGGCTACCAGGTAGAGCTGGTGATCCAGCTGGTGTGGGTGAGTGGGGAGCCGCCTCAGCAGATCACCAGCCTGGCAGTCAACTCCTCCTACGGCCT TGTGGTGTTTGGAAACTGTAACGGTCTCGCCGTGGTGGACTACCTCCAGAAAACCCTGCTGCTCAACTTGGGCACGTCGGAGCTGTACAGCCCTTCCGACCCGTGCCAGAGGCAGCCTCGATCGCCACGGAAACCCCGCCAGCCCTCTGGAG GATTCTGTGATGCCAGCGACGGGGTGAACAACTCAGAGGAGCGCTGCAAATCACCTACTTCAG GTTCTCCCTCACCCTGCAACTCAGACGATGAGCGAAAACAGAACTTTATAGAGAAGG TGAAGGTCAAAGGCCGGCGCTTTTCCAAGACGGTTGCCAGTGATTTTG CCAAGATGTCACGGAAAATTAGCTCTTCTTCTGAGCAAAAGCCTGAGTCGG ATGCCAAGGATAATGCTTTCACTCGCTCGCGGAGTTCAAGTGTCACCAGCATAGACAGAGAATCTCGAGAGGCCATCTCCTCTTTTTACTTCTGTGAGAGTTTCCCCAGGAAGTCGGACAGCCTGCTCAGCCCCTGCCTGTTGGTGGGGACCTCCCAGGGCTCTGTGATGATGCTGGCTCTCAGTCTGCCTCCGGGCGGGGACcagaggctgcagcagccacTCAGCTTCGCCTCCTGTG GCACGCTGGTCAGACTCAAAGGAGGCATTTTGACCATGGGCCTCCTTGATGCAACTGGTATTCTGCTGCCCCCTTCCTATGAACAGTGGTACGACCCAAACGCCTCCGATGAAGAGAAAGAGAAGAGCCGAAGACGCAGGCcaccctctcccccctcctcccaAGAAGGACAGGAAGCTCAGTTTGCTGTTGTGTGTTCAGAGAAGCAGGCCAAGGTGGTGGCCATGCCGTCTCAAACCTGCATCCACAAACACAACATCACTGAGACGTCGTTTGTGCTGAGAGCTGATGTGGTGCAGGTGGCTGGGGCGTATTGCATCACCTGTTTCTGTGCCAATGGCCACATCATGACTCTCAG TTTGCCCAGTCTACGGCCCCTGCTGGATGTGAACTACCTGCCTCTGACTGACATGAGGATAGCAAGAACGTTCTGCTTTTCTAACCTGGGTCAGGCTCTGTACCTCACCTCCCCCACTGAGATCCAGAGGATCACCTACAGCCAGGAGACGTGTGACAACCTGCAG GAGATGCTCAGCGAGTTATTTACCCCTGTGGAGACGCCAGAGGCTCCAAACAGAGGATTCTTTAAAGGCCTTTTTGGTGGAGGAGCTCAGTCTCTGGACAGGGAGGACCTCT TCGGTGAAACGACTGCAGGGAAGGCCTCGCGCAGCCTGGCCCAGCACATCCCTGGCCCAGGCAGCATGGAGGGCATGAAGGGAGCGGCGTCTGGGGTTGTGGGCGATCTTGCACGGGCCAGGATAGCACTAGACGAGCGGGGGCAGAAGCTAGGCGAGCTGGAGGAGAGAACGGCAGCCATGATGGCCAGCGCGGAGTCTTTCTCAAAACACGCCCATGAT
- the stxbp5b gene encoding syntaxin-binding protein 5 isoform X1, giving the protein MKKFNIRKVLDGLTAASSSSSATAQPGTPRENDVVLETLQSEHFQLCKTVRHGFPYQPSSMAFDPVQKILAIGTQTGALRLFGRAGVECYCQHESGAAVIQLQFLINEGALVSALTDDSIHLWNLRQKIPAILHSLKFNRERITYCHLPFQSKWLYIGSERGNIHIVNVESFTLSGYVIMWNKAIELSTKTHPGPVVHISDNPMDEGKLLIGFECGVVVLWDLKCKKADYRYNYDEAIHSVAWHHEGKQFVCSHSDGTLTTWNVRVPAKPAHIITPHGKQPKDGKKPEPCKPILKVEYKTTRAGDPFMVLSGGLSYDTVGRRACLTVVHGKSTTVLEMDYPIVDFLTLCETPYPNDFQEPYAVVVLLEKDLVVIDLGQTGYPIFESPYPLSIHESPVTCCEYFADCPSELIPALYSVGSRQKRQGFSKKEWPISGGNWGQGTQSYPEIIITGHADGSIKFWDASALMLQVLYKLKTAKVFERARGKEEKPTADIVDEDPFAIQTLSWCPESRMLCVAGVSAHVIVYRFSKQDITTEVVELLEVRMQCDFNGVDSPVLGGEQTSALPTPAASCSPQESESPFQPSTGSNSSDGPRDNIPCLQVRSSPLKQSPGYQVELVIQLVWVSGEPPQQITSLAVNSSYGLVVFGNCNGLAVVDYLQKTLLLNLGTSELYSPSDPCQRQPRSPRKPRQPSGGFCDASDGVNNSEERCKSPTSGSPSPCNSDDERKQNFIEKVKVKGRRFSKTVASDFAKMSRKISSSSEQKPESDCQSKKWRSRRCKTRVCCLKEEAKASGASLKEPVSSTMSDSCQYAKDNAFTRSRSSSVTSIDRESREAISSFYFCESFPRKSDSLLSPCLLVGTSQGSVMMLALSLPPGGDQRLQQPLSFASCGTLVRLKGGILTMGLLDATGILLPPSYEQWYDPNASDEEKEKSRRRRPPSPPSSQEGQEAQFAVVCSEKQAKVVAMPSQTCIHKHNITETSFVLRADVVQVAGAYCITCFCANGHIMTLSLPSLRPLLDVNYLPLTDMRIARTFCFSNLGQALYLTSPTEIQRITYSQETCDNLQEMLSELFTPVETPEAPNRGFFKGLFGGGAQSLDREDLFGETTAGKASRSLAQHIPGPGSMEGMKGAASGVVGDLARARIALDERGQKLGELEERTAAMMASAESFSKHAHDMMLKYKDKKWYQL; this is encoded by the exons CTTTGGTCGAGCCGGTGTGGAGTGCTACTGCCAGCACGAGAGTGGCGCTGCTGTCATCCAGCTCCAGTTCCTCATCAACGAG GGGGCGCTGGTGAGTGCCTTGACTGATGACAGCATCCATCTGTGGAACCTGAGGCAAAAAATCCCAGCTATCCTTCATTCTCTCAAGTTTAACCGGGAGAG AATCACATACTGCCACCTGCCCTTCCAGAGCAAATGGCTGTACATCGGCTCAGAGCGAGGAAACATCCACATCGTCAACGTGGAGTCCTTCACCCTCTCAGGCTACGTCATCATGTGGAACAAAGCCATCGAATT ATCCACCAAGACACATCCAGGGCCCGTTGTACACATCAGTGATAATCCCATGGATGAAGGAAAG CTTCTGATTGGATTCGAGTGCGGGGTGGTGGTGTTGTGGGATTTAAAGTGCAAGAAAGCAGACTACCGCTACAATTATGATGAG GCAATCCACTCGGTGGCTTGGCACCATGAGGGGAAACAGTTTGTTTGCAGCCACTCTGACGGCACTTTGACCACGTGGAATGTACGAGTCCCCGCCAAGCCAGCACACATCATCACCCCGCACG GAAAACAGCCTAAGGATGGAAAAAAGCCAGAGCCATGCAAGCCTATACTGAAAGTGGAGTACAAAACTACAAGGGCTGG GGACCCTTTCATGGTCCTGTCTGGCGGTCTGTCGTACGACACGGTGGGGAGGAGAGCCTGCTTGACAGTGGTGCATGGGAAGAGCACTACTGTCCTGGAGATGGACTATCCCATCGTAGATTTCCTAACGCTATGTGAAACTCCTTATCCCAATG ACTTTCAGGAGCCGTACGCTGTGGTGGTCCTTCTTGAGAAGGATCTGGTTGTAATAGACCTCGGACAGACTGG GTACCCGATATTTGAGAGTCCATATCCTCTGTCCATCCACGAGTCACCAGTGACCTGCTGTGAGTATTTTGCCGACTGCCCCTCCGAACTTATTCCTGCACTTTACTCCGTTGGCAGCCGGCAAAAGCGACAAGGTTTCAGCAAGAAG gaatggcccattagtggtgGAAACTGGGGCCAAGGCACACAGAGTTATCCAGAAATCATCATTACAGG ACACGCTGATGGGTCGATCAAATTTTGGGATGCGTCTGCAT TAATGCTTCAAGTGCTGTACAAGCTCAAGACTGCCAAGGTGTTTGAGCGGGCACGCGGTAAGGAGGAGAAACCGACCGCGGACATTGTGGACGAAGACCCGTTTGCCATCCAGACTCTGTCCTGGTGTCCTGAGAGCAGGATGCTGTGTGTGGCTGGAGTGTCTGCTCACGTCATCGTCTACAGGTTCAGCAAACAAGACATCACCACGGAAGTGGTGGAG CTACTGGAGGTGCGGATGCAGTGTGATTTTAATGGCGTAGACTCCCCCGTTCTAGGGGGGGAACAGACCTCCGCCCTGCCAACTCCTGCAGCTTCATGCAGCCCTCAGGAGTCCGAGTCTCCCTTTCAGCCCTCTACAGGAAGCAACTCCTCTGACGGACCCCGGGACAATATTCCATGCCTACA GGTGCGGAGCTCCCCGCTGAAGCAGTCTCCGGGCTACCAGGTAGAGCTGGTGATCCAGCTGGTGTGGGTGAGTGGGGAGCCGCCTCAGCAGATCACCAGCCTGGCAGTCAACTCCTCCTACGGCCT TGTGGTGTTTGGAAACTGTAACGGTCTCGCCGTGGTGGACTACCTCCAGAAAACCCTGCTGCTCAACTTGGGCACGTCGGAGCTGTACAGCCCTTCCGACCCGTGCCAGAGGCAGCCTCGATCGCCACGGAAACCCCGCCAGCCCTCTGGAG GATTCTGTGATGCCAGCGACGGGGTGAACAACTCAGAGGAGCGCTGCAAATCACCTACTTCAG GTTCTCCCTCACCCTGCAACTCAGACGATGAGCGAAAACAGAACTTTATAGAGAAGG TGAAGGTCAAAGGCCGGCGCTTTTCCAAGACGGTTGCCAGTGATTTTG CCAAGATGTCACGGAAAATTAGCTCTTCTTCTGAGCAAAAGCCTGAGTCGG ATTGTCAATCCAAGAAGTGGCGCTCTAGAAGGTGTAAGACGCGTGTTTGTTGTTTGAAAGAGGAGGCGAAGGCATCCGGGGCGAGCCTGAAGGAGCCCGTCAGTAGTACTATGTCAGACTCCTGCCAGT ATGCCAAGGATAATGCTTTCACTCGCTCGCGGAGTTCAAGTGTCACCAGCATAGACAGAGAATCTCGAGAGGCCATCTCCTCTTTTTACTTCTGTGAGAGTTTCCCCAGGAAGTCGGACAGCCTGCTCAGCCCCTGCCTGTTGGTGGGGACCTCCCAGGGCTCTGTGATGATGCTGGCTCTCAGTCTGCCTCCGGGCGGGGACcagaggctgcagcagccacTCAGCTTCGCCTCCTGTG GCACGCTGGTCAGACTCAAAGGAGGCATTTTGACCATGGGCCTCCTTGATGCAACTGGTATTCTGCTGCCCCCTTCCTATGAACAGTGGTACGACCCAAACGCCTCCGATGAAGAGAAAGAGAAGAGCCGAAGACGCAGGCcaccctctcccccctcctcccaAGAAGGACAGGAAGCTCAGTTTGCTGTTGTGTGTTCAGAGAAGCAGGCCAAGGTGGTGGCCATGCCGTCTCAAACCTGCATCCACAAACACAACATCACTGAGACGTCGTTTGTGCTGAGAGCTGATGTGGTGCAGGTGGCTGGGGCGTATTGCATCACCTGTTTCTGTGCCAATGGCCACATCATGACTCTCAG TTTGCCCAGTCTACGGCCCCTGCTGGATGTGAACTACCTGCCTCTGACTGACATGAGGATAGCAAGAACGTTCTGCTTTTCTAACCTGGGTCAGGCTCTGTACCTCACCTCCCCCACTGAGATCCAGAGGATCACCTACAGCCAGGAGACGTGTGACAACCTGCAG GAGATGCTCAGCGAGTTATTTACCCCTGTGGAGACGCCAGAGGCTCCAAACAGAGGATTCTTTAAAGGCCTTTTTGGTGGAGGAGCTCAGTCTCTGGACAGGGAGGACCTCT TCGGTGAAACGACTGCAGGGAAGGCCTCGCGCAGCCTGGCCCAGCACATCCCTGGCCCAGGCAGCATGGAGGGCATGAAGGGAGCGGCGTCTGGGGTTGTGGGCGATCTTGCACGGGCCAGGATAGCACTAGACGAGCGGGGGCAGAAGCTAGGCGAGCTGGAGGAGAGAACGGCAGCCATGATGGCCAGCGCGGAGTCTTTCTCAAAACACGCCCATGAT
- the stxbp5b gene encoding syntaxin-binding protein 5 isoform X6 gives MKKFNIRKVLDGLTAASSSSSATAQPGTPRENDVVLETLQSEHFQLCKTVRHGFPYQPSSMAFDPVQKILAIGTQTGALRLFGRAGVECYCQHESGAAVIQLQFLINEGALVSALTDDSIHLWNLRQKIPAILHSLKFNRERITYCHLPFQSKWLYIGSERGNIHIVNVESFTLSGYVIMWNKAIELSTKTHPGPVVHISDNPMDEGKLLIGFECGVVVLWDLKCKKADYRYNYDEAIHSVAWHHEGKQFVCSHSDGTLTTWNVRVPAKPAHIITPHGKQPKDGKKPEPCKPILKVEYKTTRAGDPFMVLSGGLSYDTVGRRACLTVVHGKSTTVLEMDYPIVDFLTLCETPYPNDFQEPYAVVVLLEKDLVVIDLGQTGYPIFESPYPLSIHESPVTCCEYFADCPSELIPALYSVGSRQKRQGFSKKEWPISGGNWGQGTQSYPEIIITGHADGSIKFWDASALMLQVLYKLKTAKVFERARGKEEKPTADIVDEDPFAIQTLSWCPESRMLCVAGVSAHVIVYRFSKQDITTEVVELLEVRMQCDFNGVDSPVLGGEQTSALPTPAASCSPQESESPFQPSTGSNSSDGPRDNIPCLQVRSSPLKQSPGYQVELVIQLVWVSGEPPQQITSLAVNSSYGLVVFGNCNGLAVVDYLQKTLLLNLGTSELYSPSDPCQRQPRSPRKPRQPSGDVPTGTSYMSRLSSLYSQSVNKLRSSHFRFCDASDGVNNSEERCKSPTSGSPSPCNSDDERKQNFIEKVKVKGRRFSKTVASDFAKMSRKISSSSEQKPESDCQSKKWRSRRCKTRVCCLKEEAKASGASLKEPVSSTMSDSCQYAKDNAFTRSRSSSVTSIDRESREAISSFYFCESFPRKSDSLLSPCLLVGTSQGSVMMLALSLPPGGDQRLQQPLSFASCGTLVRLKGGILTMGLLDATGILLPPSYEQWYDPNASDEEKEKSRRRRPPSPPSSQEGQEAQFAVVCSEKQAKVVAMPSQTCIHKHNITETSFVLRADVVQVAGAYCITCFCANGHIMTLSLPSLRPLLDVNYLPLTDMRIARTFCFSNLGQALYLTSPTEIQRITYSQETCDNLQEMLSELFTPVETPEAPNRGFFKGLFGGGAQSLDREDLFGETTAGKASRSLAQHIPGPGSMEGMKGAASGVVGDLARARIALDERGQKLGELEERTAAMMASAESFSKHAHDMMLKYKDKKWYQL, from the exons CTTTGGTCGAGCCGGTGTGGAGTGCTACTGCCAGCACGAGAGTGGCGCTGCTGTCATCCAGCTCCAGTTCCTCATCAACGAG GGGGCGCTGGTGAGTGCCTTGACTGATGACAGCATCCATCTGTGGAACCTGAGGCAAAAAATCCCAGCTATCCTTCATTCTCTCAAGTTTAACCGGGAGAG AATCACATACTGCCACCTGCCCTTCCAGAGCAAATGGCTGTACATCGGCTCAGAGCGAGGAAACATCCACATCGTCAACGTGGAGTCCTTCACCCTCTCAGGCTACGTCATCATGTGGAACAAAGCCATCGAATT ATCCACCAAGACACATCCAGGGCCCGTTGTACACATCAGTGATAATCCCATGGATGAAGGAAAG CTTCTGATTGGATTCGAGTGCGGGGTGGTGGTGTTGTGGGATTTAAAGTGCAAGAAAGCAGACTACCGCTACAATTATGATGAG GCAATCCACTCGGTGGCTTGGCACCATGAGGGGAAACAGTTTGTTTGCAGCCACTCTGACGGCACTTTGACCACGTGGAATGTACGAGTCCCCGCCAAGCCAGCACACATCATCACCCCGCACG GAAAACAGCCTAAGGATGGAAAAAAGCCAGAGCCATGCAAGCCTATACTGAAAGTGGAGTACAAAACTACAAGGGCTGG GGACCCTTTCATGGTCCTGTCTGGCGGTCTGTCGTACGACACGGTGGGGAGGAGAGCCTGCTTGACAGTGGTGCATGGGAAGAGCACTACTGTCCTGGAGATGGACTATCCCATCGTAGATTTCCTAACGCTATGTGAAACTCCTTATCCCAATG ACTTTCAGGAGCCGTACGCTGTGGTGGTCCTTCTTGAGAAGGATCTGGTTGTAATAGACCTCGGACAGACTGG GTACCCGATATTTGAGAGTCCATATCCTCTGTCCATCCACGAGTCACCAGTGACCTGCTGTGAGTATTTTGCCGACTGCCCCTCCGAACTTATTCCTGCACTTTACTCCGTTGGCAGCCGGCAAAAGCGACAAGGTTTCAGCAAGAAG gaatggcccattagtggtgGAAACTGGGGCCAAGGCACACAGAGTTATCCAGAAATCATCATTACAGG ACACGCTGATGGGTCGATCAAATTTTGGGATGCGTCTGCAT TAATGCTTCAAGTGCTGTACAAGCTCAAGACTGCCAAGGTGTTTGAGCGGGCACGCGGTAAGGAGGAGAAACCGACCGCGGACATTGTGGACGAAGACCCGTTTGCCATCCAGACTCTGTCCTGGTGTCCTGAGAGCAGGATGCTGTGTGTGGCTGGAGTGTCTGCTCACGTCATCGTCTACAGGTTCAGCAAACAAGACATCACCACGGAAGTGGTGGAG CTACTGGAGGTGCGGATGCAGTGTGATTTTAATGGCGTAGACTCCCCCGTTCTAGGGGGGGAACAGACCTCCGCCCTGCCAACTCCTGCAGCTTCATGCAGCCCTCAGGAGTCCGAGTCTCCCTTTCAGCCCTCTACAGGAAGCAACTCCTCTGACGGACCCCGGGACAATATTCCATGCCTACA GGTGCGGAGCTCCCCGCTGAAGCAGTCTCCGGGCTACCAGGTAGAGCTGGTGATCCAGCTGGTGTGGGTGAGTGGGGAGCCGCCTCAGCAGATCACCAGCCTGGCAGTCAACTCCTCCTACGGCCT TGTGGTGTTTGGAAACTGTAACGGTCTCGCCGTGGTGGACTACCTCCAGAAAACCCTGCTGCTCAACTTGGGCACGTCGGAGCTGTACAGCCCTTCCGACCCGTGCCAGAGGCAGCCTCGATCGCCACGGAAACCCCGCCAGCCCTCTGGAG ACGTTCCAACTGGTACGTCTTACATGTCCAGACTTTCTAGCTTGTATTCTCAGTCCGTGAACAAACTGCGCTCCTCTCACTTCA GATTCTGTGATGCCAGCGACGGGGTGAACAACTCAGAGGAGCGCTGCAAATCACCTACTTCAG GTTCTCCCTCACCCTGCAACTCAGACGATGAGCGAAAACAGAACTTTATAGAGAAGG TGAAGGTCAAAGGCCGGCGCTTTTCCAAGACGGTTGCCAGTGATTTTG CCAAGATGTCACGGAAAATTAGCTCTTCTTCTGAGCAAAAGCCTGAGTCGG ATTGTCAATCCAAGAAGTGGCGCTCTAGAAGGTGTAAGACGCGTGTTTGTTGTTTGAAAGAGGAGGCGAAGGCATCCGGGGCGAGCCTGAAGGAGCCCGTCAGTAGTACTATGTCAGACTCCTGCCAGT ATGCCAAGGATAATGCTTTCACTCGCTCGCGGAGTTCAAGTGTCACCAGCATAGACAGAGAATCTCGAGAGGCCATCTCCTCTTTTTACTTCTGTGAGAGTTTCCCCAGGAAGTCGGACAGCCTGCTCAGCCCCTGCCTGTTGGTGGGGACCTCCCAGGGCTCTGTGATGATGCTGGCTCTCAGTCTGCCTCCGGGCGGGGACcagaggctgcagcagccacTCAGCTTCGCCTCCTGTG GCACGCTGGTCAGACTCAAAGGAGGCATTTTGACCATGGGCCTCCTTGATGCAACTGGTATTCTGCTGCCCCCTTCCTATGAACAGTGGTACGACCCAAACGCCTCCGATGAAGAGAAAGAGAAGAGCCGAAGACGCAGGCcaccctctcccccctcctcccaAGAAGGACAGGAAGCTCAGTTTGCTGTTGTGTGTTCAGAGAAGCAGGCCAAGGTGGTGGCCATGCCGTCTCAAACCTGCATCCACAAACACAACATCACTGAGACGTCGTTTGTGCTGAGAGCTGATGTGGTGCAGGTGGCTGGGGCGTATTGCATCACCTGTTTCTGTGCCAATGGCCACATCATGACTCTCAG TTTGCCCAGTCTACGGCCCCTGCTGGATGTGAACTACCTGCCTCTGACTGACATGAGGATAGCAAGAACGTTCTGCTTTTCTAACCTGGGTCAGGCTCTGTACCTCACCTCCCCCACTGAGATCCAGAGGATCACCTACAGCCAGGAGACGTGTGACAACCTGCAG GAGATGCTCAGCGAGTTATTTACCCCTGTGGAGACGCCAGAGGCTCCAAACAGAGGATTCTTTAAAGGCCTTTTTGGTGGAGGAGCTCAGTCTCTGGACAGGGAGGACCTCT TCGGTGAAACGACTGCAGGGAAGGCCTCGCGCAGCCTGGCCCAGCACATCCCTGGCCCAGGCAGCATGGAGGGCATGAAGGGAGCGGCGTCTGGGGTTGTGGGCGATCTTGCACGGGCCAGGATAGCACTAGACGAGCGGGGGCAGAAGCTAGGCGAGCTGGAGGAGAGAACGGCAGCCATGATGGCCAGCGCGGAGTCTTTCTCAAAACACGCCCATGAT